In Pseudobacteriovorax antillogorgiicola, a single window of DNA contains:
- a CDS encoding acetate kinase yields MNILVLNCGSSSLKFQVINVTQETIDQNAEDLLAKGVIERIGSQSLITLKPTGRKTQKKALPFRNHAQAIDFVLKWLVSEDSDVTAISKLSDIQSVGHRVVHGGEKFSKSVLINDEVIEGIEDCIDLAPLHNPANLDGIAAIEQILGKGVPQAAVFDTAFHSEMPQDSYLYPIPYQFYRRYKIRRYGFHGTSHRYISYRYRFLTNTPKSETNIITLHLGNGCSACAIREGKSADTSMGMTPLEGLTMGTRTGDIDPAILEYLHLKEGITYSHLFNMLNKQSGLLGISGLTNDMRELLEEEEENQDRRASLAIDIFCRRVRKYIGAYLANMNGADAIIFSGGIGENSATIRSRICQNLSWFGVAIDEERNQSMSGGNEGIISTSDSKVKLVVIPTNEELLIARDTYRCVEGII; encoded by the coding sequence ATGAATATCTTGGTTTTGAACTGCGGAAGCTCATCGCTAAAATTTCAGGTGATTAACGTAACCCAGGAAACCATTGACCAAAATGCTGAAGACTTACTCGCCAAGGGGGTAATTGAAAGAATTGGGAGCCAATCGCTCATCACTCTTAAGCCTACCGGTAGAAAAACACAGAAAAAAGCCCTGCCTTTTCGAAATCATGCCCAAGCAATCGACTTCGTCCTCAAGTGGCTCGTAAGCGAAGATAGTGACGTAACTGCTATTTCAAAACTAAGCGATATCCAGTCGGTGGGTCACCGTGTTGTGCATGGCGGCGAAAAATTTTCCAAGTCAGTTTTAATCAATGATGAGGTCATCGAGGGAATCGAAGATTGCATCGACCTCGCTCCACTTCACAACCCAGCAAATTTGGATGGTATAGCTGCAATCGAGCAGATTCTGGGCAAAGGGGTGCCCCAGGCTGCTGTTTTCGACACAGCCTTTCATTCCGAAATGCCCCAAGACAGTTATTTGTATCCGATTCCCTATCAATTCTATCGCCGCTATAAAATTCGCCGTTATGGTTTTCACGGCACCTCTCACAGGTACATCAGCTATCGTTATAGATTCCTTACTAATACACCAAAATCTGAAACCAATATCATTACCCTACATCTTGGCAATGGTTGCTCTGCCTGTGCAATCCGTGAGGGCAAATCAGCGGATACCTCCATGGGAATGACTCCTCTCGAAGGTCTCACCATGGGCACTCGCACCGGAGATATCGACCCAGCTATCCTTGAATACCTCCATTTAAAGGAGGGCATCACCTACTCCCATCTATTCAATATGCTGAACAAGCAGTCTGGGTTGCTAGGAATATCTGGATTGACCAACGACATGCGTGAGCTTCTCGAAGAGGAGGAAGAGAATCAGGATCGTCGGGCAAGCTTAGCAATTGATATATTCTGCCGTCGAGTGCGCAAATATATTGGAGCCTATCTTGCAAACATGAATGGTGCTGATGCAATCATCTTCTCTGGTGGCATTGGTGAGAATTCAGCCACGATTCGATCTCGCATTTGCCAAAACCTTTCTTGGTTTGGAGTTGCCATTGACGAGGAACGCAACCAATCGATGTCAGGTGGCAATGAAGGCATTATCTCGACATCGGACTCAAAAGTTAAGCTCGTTGTTATTCCGACTAACGAGGAACTATTAATTGCTAGAGACACATACCGATGTGTGGAAGGCATTATCTGA
- a CDS encoding GyrI-like domain-containing protein has translation MTKLDVEKFRVVGIAARTSHRTENSSKAKIPHLWKRFFAERILEKIPNRVNPQKVFAVYTEYDSDEYGEYTFILGTEVSEFRNIPEGMIGKTIKQDNYEMIQSEDGPFREVVPKVWKKVWKNDKLREKRKFETDFESYEIGDQNQKGTVKLFVGVAS, from the coding sequence ATGACAAAGCTAGACGTAGAAAAATTCAGAGTTGTGGGAATTGCTGCCCGCACGAGCCATAGAACTGAAAACTCCAGCAAAGCCAAGATCCCTCATCTCTGGAAAAGATTTTTTGCAGAAAGGATTCTAGAAAAGATTCCTAATCGGGTAAACCCACAGAAAGTATTCGCCGTTTATACGGAGTATGATTCTGATGAATACGGGGAATATACTTTTATTTTGGGTACAGAAGTTTCAGAGTTCAGAAACATTCCCGAGGGTATGATCGGCAAGACCATCAAACAGGATAACTACGAAATGATTCAATCAGAAGATGGACCGTTTCGAGAAGTTGTCCCCAAGGTGTGGAAAAAGGTGTGGAAAAACGACAAGCTACGGGAAAAGCGAAAGTTTGAAACGGACTTCGAATCTTATGAAATTGGCGACCAAAATCAGAAGGGCACCGTAAAGCTTTTTGTCGGTGTAGCATCTTAA